The following coding sequences lie in one Arachis ipaensis cultivar K30076 chromosome B05, Araip1.1, whole genome shotgun sequence genomic window:
- the LOC107645073 gene encoding uncharacterized protein LOC107645073, which produces MATGKTGITSWFQKKITDPLISILRRGAEPSQLAFSAALGITLGVFPICGVTVFLCGIVIALLGSNCHAPTVMLANFIATPVELSLIVPFLRFGEFICGGPHFTLTSDALKKVLTGRASHEVLLSIAHALLGWLAASPVILGALYIALVPCFKVLVQKFSSVPSSPKKPLLRPHSEVRLKEIEQEKGE; this is translated from the exons ATGGCGACTGGGAAGACGGGAATAACTAGTTGGTTCCAGAAGAAGATCACCGATCCTCTTATCTCGATTCTCCGAAG AGGTGCTGAGCCCAGTCAGCTGGCTTTCTCTGCTGCTCTTGGAATTACATTGGGAGTATTTCCTATATGTG GTGTCACTGTATTCCTCTGCGGGATCGTTATTGCATTGCTTGGCTCAAATTGCCATGCCCCAACTGTCATGCTTGCAAACTTCATTGCAACTCCAGTAGAGCTGAG TCTCATTGTACCATTTTTACGCTTTGGTGAATTCATCTGTGGTGGACCTCATTTCACTTTAACATCTGATGCTTTGAAGAAAGTTCTTACTGGCAGAGCTTCACATGAAGTCCTATTAAGTATTGCTCATGCG CTATTAGGGTGGTTAGCTGCATCACCTGTTATTTTGGGAGCCCTATACATAGCACTTGTACCATGCTTCAAAGTTCTGGTCCAGAAGTTCTCATCTGTTCCTTCAAGTCCAAAGAAGCCGCTCCTCCGTCCACACTCAGAAGTTAGGCTGAAG GAGATTGAGCAAGAGAAAGGCGAATGA
- the LOC107645077 gene encoding uncharacterized protein LOC107645077, whose amino-acid sequence MQSSTWRVRSCIRCELASRLTRPRHRHRHHTPPMDTNASAAGEQRITRVLFCGPHFPASHEYTTQYLQSHSFIKVDVLPLEHVPQAIPNYHVCIVKSMKLDSHIISRAARMQLIMQYGVGIEGVDVEAATKHGIKVARIQSHATGNSASCAEMAIYLMLGLLRKQNELQISIQQRKLGEPITETLLGKTIFILGFGNIGMDLAHRLRPFGVKVIATKRSWTSCTQHTSKLIRSNVDDLVDERVNHEDMYKFVRKADIIVCCLRLNSETAGIINNDFISSMKKGALLVNIARGGLMDYEAVVKHLESGHLGGLGTDVAWNEPFNPDDQILKFKNVIMTPHVAGVTEHSYRTMAKAVGDVVLQLHAGQPLTGIEIVN is encoded by the exons ATGCAGAGTAGCACGTGGAGGGTGAGGTCGTGTATCCGCTGCGAATTGGCCTCacggctcacgcgaccgcgccaTCGCCATCGTCATCACACTCCTCCCATGGACACCAACGCTTCTGCTGCTGGGGAACAACGCATCACTCGTGTTCTCTTTTGCGGACCCCATTTCCCTGCTTCCCATGAATATACGACACAATATTTGCAGAGCCATTCATTTATCAAG GTTGATGTTCTCCCTCTCGAACATGTGCCCCAAGCAATTCCCAACTATCACGTCTGCATAGTTAAAAGCATGAAGCTTGATTCACATATTATTTCTCGTGCAGCTCGGATGCAGCTTATAATGCAGTATGGTGTTGGTATCGAAG GCGTTGATGTTGAAGCTGCCACCAAGCACGGAATCAAAGTTGCTAGGATCCAAAGTCATGCTACAGGAAATTCTGCTTCATGCGCAGAAATGGCCATATATTTAATGTTGGGTCTCCTCCGAAAGCAA AATGAACTGCAAATTTCCATACAACAGAGGAAGCTTGGAGAGCCAATTACTGAAACCTTACTTGGGAAAACA ATATTCATTTTGGGATTTGGAAACATTGGAATGGATTTGGCACATCGATTGCGACCATTTGGTGTAAAAGTAATTGCCACAAAGCGGAGTTGGACTTCATGCACCCAGCACACTAGCAAATTAATCAGAA GTAATGTGGATGATCTTGTTGATGAGAGGGTTAATCATGAAGATATGTACAAGTTTGTGAGGAAAGCTGACATCATCGTTTGCTGCTTACGTTTAAACAGTGAAACG GCTGGTATTATAAACAATGATTTCATATCTTCCATGAAAAAG GGTGCCCTTTTGGTGAATATTGCTAGAGGCGGTCTTATGGACTATGAGGCTGTGGTCAAACATCTTGAATCAGGCCATTTGGGAGGGCTAGGAACTGATGTTGCCTGGAATGAGCCATTCAACCCTGATGATCAGATATTGAAATTTAAGAATGTTATCATGACTCCTCATGTTGCTGGCGTTACTGAACATTCTTATAGAACCATGGCTAAG GCTGTCGGTGACGTCGTTCTTCAACTTCATGCTGGGCAGCCTCTGACAGGGATAGAGATAGTCAACTGA